The Danio aesculapii chromosome 8, fDanAes4.1, whole genome shotgun sequence genome window below encodes:
- the entpd4 gene encoding ectonucleoside triphosphate diphosphohydrolase 4 codes for MGRISISCLFPASWHFSLSPVVLPRFLLPSFRQLLLLGLLAGVMGLLYLLLVTGKGQYSWLREDRRIHTRLGRVPDMEATDTNNPNLNYGLVVDCGSSGSRVFVYTWPRHNGNLHELLDIKQMRDKHRKPVVMKIKPGISEYASTPDKASDYISPLLSFAAQHIPKDKHQETPLYILCTAGMRVLPESQQEALLEDLRTDIPVNFNFLFSDSHVEVISGKQEGVYAWIGINFVLGRFNHVEDVYPSSDPAGQHAMS; via the exons GATTAGCATTTCCTGCCTGTTTCCAGCATCCTGGCACTTCAGCCTGTCTCCGGTGGTTCTACCCCGGTTCCTGTTGCCCTCCTTCAGGCAGCTGCTTCTGCTGGGTCTGCTGGCAGGCGTGATGGGACTGCTGTACCTGCTGCTGGTCACAGGAAAGGGCCAGTACAGCTGGTTAAGAGAGGACAGGCGCATCCACAC ACGTTTGGGTCGGGTTCCTGACATGGAGGCCACGGACACCAATAACCCCAACCTGAACTATGGGCTGGTGGTGGACTGTGGCAGCAGTGGCTCCCGTGTGTTTGTGTACACCTGGCCGCGGCACAACGGCAACCTGCACGAGCTCTTGGACATCAAGCAGATGCGGGACAAGCACAGGAAGCCTGTAGTGATGAAGATCAAACCAG GTATTTCAGAGTACGCCTCCACTCCAGATAAGGCCAGCGACTACATCAGCCCTCTGTTGAGCTTTGCTGCTCAGCACATCCCTAAAGACAAGCACCAGGAGACGCCTCTGTACATCCTCTGCACCGCTGGAATGAGAGTCCTGCCTGAGAG ccaGCAGGAGGCCCTTCTGGAGGATTTGAGGACTGACATTCCTGTCAATTTCAACTTCCTGTTCTCTGACTCCCATGTGGAAGTTATCTCAGGCAAACAGGAAG GAGTATATGCATGGATAGGCATCAATTTTGTCTTGGGCCGATTTAATCATGTTGAGGATG tgtacccatcttctgatccAGCAGGacaacacgccatgtcataa